One genomic window of Gossypium hirsutum isolate 1008001.06 chromosome D11, Gossypium_hirsutum_v2.1, whole genome shotgun sequence includes the following:
- the LOC107929763 gene encoding lysophospholipid acyltransferase LPEAT2 translates to MASALNVVQTSHSYGDLMLLMKAAELQQERPWSYMVEMVRIESLYHISSLEAVDFLDKFLSMNPDTSGCVKLHDFLDVEKNGSITFKQFLFEVAHVMKKPLLMQACELAFAECDVTNGMQAPWLVEIGICKA, encoded by the exons ATGGCAAGTGCTCTCAATGTTGTACAAACATCTCATTCGTATGGGGATTTAATGCTCCTAATGAAAGCTGCTGAACTGCAACAA GAAAGGCCCTGGAGTTATATGGTTGAAATGGTCAGGATTGAATCG CTGTACCATATAAGCAGCTTGGAGGCCGTGGACTTTCTGGATAAGTTTCTTTCCATGAATCCGGACACTAG TGGCTGTGTTAAACTTCATGATTTCCTTGATGTGGAGAAGAATGGATCAATTACATTCAAGCAG TTTTTATTCGAGGTAGCTCATGTTATGAAGAAACCACTACTCATGCAAGCTTGTGAATTAGCATTTGCCGAATGTGATGTTACAAATGGAATGCAAGCCCCGTGGTTGGTGGAGATAGGTATCTGCAAGGCTTAG